A genomic window from Anguilla rostrata isolate EN2019 chromosome 14, ASM1855537v3, whole genome shotgun sequence includes:
- the LOC135240167 gene encoding MOB kinase activator 3B, whose amino-acid sequence MSIALKQVFNKDKTFRPKRKFEPGTQRFELHKKAQASLNSGVDLRAAVQLPHGEDLNDWVAVHVVDFFNRINLIYGTVCEFCTEKSCPVMSGGPRYEYRWQDDHKYKKPTALPAPQYMNLLMDWIEVQINNEDIFPTSIGIPFPKNFIQICKKILCRLFRVFVHVYIHHFDRIILMGAEAHVNTCYKHFYYFGTELHLIDRKELEPLKEMTSRMCH is encoded by the exons ATGTCCATTGCCCTGAAGCAGGTCTTCAACAAGGACAAGACCTTCCGGCCCAAGCGCAAGTTTGAGCCCGGGACGCAGCGCTTCGAGCTGCACAAGAAAGCGCAGGCCTCGCTCAACTCCGGGGTGGACCTGCGGGCCGCCGTCCAGCTGCCCCACGGCGAGGACCTCAACGACTGGGTGGCCGTACACGTGGTGGACTTCTTTAACCGCATCAACCTCATCTACGGGACCGTGTGCGAGTTCTGCACCGAGAAGAGCTGCCCCGTCATGTCGGGCGGTCCTCGGTACGAGTACCGCTGGCAGGACGACCACAAGTACAAGAAGCCCACCGCCCTGCCCGCACCCCAGTACATGAACCTGCTGATGGACTGGATCGAGGTCCAGATCAACAACGAGGACATCTTCCCCACCAGTATAG GGATCCCGTTTCCAAAGAACTTCATCCAGATCTGCAAGAAGATCCTCTGCAGACTCTTCCGGGTCTTCGTCCACGTCTACATCCACCACTTCGACCGCATCATCCTCATGGGTGCCGAAGCGCACGTCAACACCTGCTACAAGCACTTTTACTACTTCGGCACCGAGCTGCACCTCATAGACCGCAAAGAGCTAGAGCCACTG AAAGAGATGACATCGCGGATGTGTCACTGA